The sequence TAGCTTCATCGGATCCGCAACTTCATTCACCCGCACCTGAAAAATAAGGACATTCCAATGAAATCCATCAAAGCCAACATCGTCGCCGTTTTTGCTGTCATCGCTCTCAGCCCGCTTGCCGCGATGGCACACCAAGGCGAAATGCACTCGAATCCAGCGTTTGGCAGTGCTGCTCCGGCGCCGGCCGCCACGCGCACTATCACGATTTCATCGACTACGAAGTATGTGAATGTCGCCCAGGGCGACGTCGTCAAGTTTGATGTGGATGGTAAGACGTTCACTTGGCAGTTCGATACGCTACGAGCCAATTCGAGCTTTGACTTTTCGGCAATTGCGCCGTCTGGCGTGAATACCCACGGCGTACGTGTGTACGTGGCACCTAACCCGACCTACGCCAACTAATTACATGTACGCCCGCCAGTGTACTGCTGGCTCATGAAGTTATTGAGATTTGCGGGACGACCAGTGCAGATGAAAGATGACCCATTGATCGCCCTGTTTTTCGAGCAAAGCTGTTTCCGTGCCGAATAAGTGCACATTTTTGCCCTGGAATTGTCCTGTGGTCTCTGTTTCCTGCATCACGACGGCCAGGTTTCCATCAATACGTTCGTTTTGTTTTAGGACTTTGCTTTTAGTGGCCTTAGCAAAGGCGGTATCGGCTGGCAGGTGATGGCCAGCGTATTCATCACGTGAACGCTCAACATGCCCAGATTCGTAAATTTTAATTTCAGGGCTAAGCAAAGTGCTCGCCTGCTCGGATATTCCGCTGGCGAGCGCTTCGTGAAATGCAGCAACAGTTTCAGTTGGTGTGGCGGCGTATAGGGGAAGACTGAATACGGAAATAGCGATCAGGGAAGTAAGTTGGCGCACGAGGTCTCCAGTGTTTTTGTTTATATGATGAATTGCAGTGATGCAATTAAATCAGCGGGCGGTGATTGTGACAAGGTGGAAGTGAAAATACTCT comes from Janthinobacterium sp. J1-1 and encodes:
- a CDS encoding DUF4440 domain-containing protein, coding for MRQLTSLIAISVFSLPLYAATPTETVAAFHEALASGISEQASTLLSPEIKIYESGHVERSRDEYAGHHLPADTAFAKATKSKVLKQNERIDGNLAVVMQETETTGQFQGKNVHLFGTETALLEKQGDQWVIFHLHWSSRKSQ
- a CDS encoding CzcE family metal-binding protein, which codes for MKSIKANIVAVFAVIALSPLAAMAHQGEMHSNPAFGSAAPAPAATRTITISSTTKYVNVAQGDVVKFDVDGKTFTWQFDTLRANSSFDFSAIAPSGVNTHGVRVYVAPNPTYAN